A window of Pectobacterium carotovorum genomic DNA:
AGCGATAGTCGCATCATCCACTGTCGCCAGCTGTTGCGGACGGAAACGGAACAGTACGCTTGCCAGCTGTGGCTGCATCACCAATTCCAGTGAGGCATGTTCATCCACATACTGGGCAACCTGTTGCGCCAGCGTGACGCCGTGATCGATGATCGCGGCGTACTGCTGTTGGCCTAATGCTTCCAGACCCATCCACAGTTTCAGCGCATCAAAACGGCGCGTCGTCTGCAATGATTTCGACACCAGATTAGGGACGCCCTGTGCTTCATCGAACTCAGAGTTCAGGTAAGCCGCTTGATAGCGCATCAGTTCATAGTGACGAGCTTCTTTCAGCAAGAAAGCGCCGCAGCTGATGGTCTGGAAGAATTGTTTGTGGAAATCCAACGTGATGGAATCCACCAACTCAATGCCGTCCAGATAATCGCGATACTTCTCGGACAACAGCAGTGCACCGCCCCAAGCTGCATCAACGTGTACCCAAATCTGATGTTCTGCCGCCAGTGTTGCAATCGCCCGCAGAGGATCGATCGCACCGGCATCAGTGGTACCTGCCGTCGCCACAATCGCCAGAATCTGCTCGCCGTTAGCCTTGGCCAGCGCCATTTTCTCCGCTAAATCATTCAGATCCATCCGCGCGAAGCGATCGGTTTTCACCAGCGTAACGCATTGATAACCCAGACCCAGTAAAGCCATGTTCTTTTGCACCGAGAAATGGGCATTTTCAGAACAGAACACTTTAATTTTCTTCAGGTTACCAACCAATCCATCTTGCTGGATCGAATGTCCCTGACGGGCAAAGAAGGCATCACGCGCCAGCATCAAACCCATCAGGTTACTCTGGGTGCCACCACTGGTGAACACGCCAGCGTCACCAGACTGGTAGCCTACCTGAGTGCGCAGCCACTCAATCAGCTTCATCTCGATGATGGTCGCAGACGGGCTTTGATCCCAAGAGTCCATGCTCTGGTTCGTGGCATTAATCAAGACTTCCGCTGCCTGACTGACCACCAAACTCGGGCAGTGCAGGTGAGCGACGCACTGCGGATGATGCACCGACAGGCTGTCTTTCAAAAAGTACTCAATCGCACGCTCAATAGCGGCCTGGTTACCCAGGCCCTGAGGATTAAAATCCAGCGTGATG
This region includes:
- a CDS encoding aspartate aminotransferase family protein, whose translation is MTTMSQLVETEAVETKINPILASSAQSIEAYQDAITQSSQAVMQWLQQPEMYQGKTVAELRERITLDFNPQGLGNQAAIERAIEYFLKDSLSVHHPQCVAHLHCPSLVVSQAAEVLINATNQSMDSWDQSPSATIIEMKLIEWLRTQVGYQSGDAGVFTSGGTQSNLMGLMLARDAFFARQGHSIQQDGLVGNLKKIKVFCSENAHFSVQKNMALLGLGYQCVTLVKTDRFARMDLNDLAEKMALAKANGEQILAIVATAGTTDAGAIDPLRAIATLAAEHQIWVHVDAAWGGALLLSEKYRDYLDGIELVDSITLDFHKQFFQTISCGAFLLKEARHYELMRYQAAYLNSEFDEAQGVPNLVSKSLQTTRRFDALKLWMGLEALGQQQYAAIIDHGVTLAQQVAQYVDEHASLELVMQPQLASVLFRFRPQQLATVDDATIALLNQRIGDALLESGRANVGVTEFNGVTCLKLTLLNPTVSLDDVKVLLDLVESTAQPLLTA